The genomic segment AGCTTTGTACTGGGTGTAACGGTTACTGCTGTTACCTGTATTATCCCAGCCCGTAAGGCTGCTCAATTAGAGCCAAATGAGGCATTAAGGGCATTATAATTTAAAAATAATTTAGAAATAATTTAGAAAGGAGTTGTTGATGATGAAAAAATTGAAGTGGATTTTATCTATATCGGTAGTTATTTTGCTTATGCTATCGGGGACAGTTCTGGCCTTAACGGCAGAAGAGATTATGAAGAAGGTGGAAGATTTTCAATATGCAGATTCAGTAAAAATGGAAGTAGAAATGTTAATTGTCAATGGTAAGCGCCAGATGACCAAAACCATGACTCTCCTTAGTCGTGATTCTTCTGCTTTAGTAGAGTTTACTAACCCCCGGGATAGGGGAACTAAATTCTTAAAAATTGAAGATGATCTCTGGATGTATTTTCCTGATGCCGAAGAAGTAATAAAAATATCCGGGCATATGCTGGAGCAGGGAATGATGGGGAGTGATTTTTCTTATCAGGATGCAATGGAGTCTGAGAAATTAACAGAACTTTATGATTATAGTATAATCAGGGAAGAAGAATTAGATGGGCGTTCCTGTTATGTTGTAGAAGGAATAGCAAAAGAAGGGGCCAAAGTTTCCTATTATCGACGGGTAAGCTGGATAGATAAAGAAAGATTTGTGATTTTAAAAGAAGAACTTTATGCTCAAAGTGGAAAGTTATTGAAACTGTTAAAAACAAAAAAAGTAGAGAAGATAGATGGGCGGTGGTATGTAACTGAATCGGTTATGGAGAATAAACTCAGGAGAAATACCCGGACCGAATTTAGGATTCTCTCTATAGAGTTCAATCCCGAGATACCTGAAGATACTTTCAGTTTACATAATCTGAGGTAGAAGGAAAAGGTATGGTCGGCCTGAGAAAAAGGGGGAATTAACATGAGAAGAAATCTTAAAAGTTTGACAGTAGTTACTATAATTCTCTTCTGGATACTGGTGTGTGTTAGTTCTGTCTGGGCTGAGATTGGGCTTGGTGGTAAGGTTGAGATCAATGTAATCAGTACCGTAGATTCTTATGGTGAAATTACAGTTGACTGGCAGGAACATTTAAATATGAATTTTTTCCTGCCCAGATTTGGCAATACTTCAGCAAAGTTTGAGATGGATCTATACTATGAACCCCAGAGTCAGAATAATAAAGTTTACTGGGATGTAAAGAAACTTTATATAAAGCATCGGTTTGAAAAGTTGTATCTGACTTTGGGGCGTCAACCCATCTCATGGTCTTTTGGTTCGTTGGTAAATCCTATAGATTTTACCAGTGAGTCAGATTTGATGGGAATGATACCGGAAAAGAGTGAAAATGCAGTGTTGGGTTATATTCCTTTTGATTGGAAATCTAATCTGACTGTGGTAGCTGCATTTCCGGAATCGGGTGATGGTTTGAAATGGGGTCTTAAAGGTCGAACCGAATATAAAGGGTTTGATCTGACTTATAATTATGTATGGGAAGCAGAACAGGTTTATGAGGTCTGGCCCGAACAACGGATCGGTGTGACGGGAAAAGGAGATCTGGGCCAGGTTGGTGTCTATGGTGCGGTAGGTTATTACTTTAAGAATGACTTAGCTCAGGGTCAGCCGGTCTATCTCATCGGTGCCGATTACAGTTTTGATCTTGATTATGGAAGCAAAGTGGTAGCCCAACTGGAATATATCCGGGATGAGACAGGAAAAATTCAACCCCCTGGAATGGGTTTTGACCTGCTTATTGGATTACTGAGTTATGAGATTGATGAATTTGCCAGTGCGGGGTTGATTACAGTGATTAATCCTAAGGATAAGAGTCTGGTACTTATGCCAAACTATAGCAATCTGATCGGTGAAGGTCTGGATTTTACCCTGCGTGGCGCAGTATTTATAGGGGATACGGCTTCTCAGTTTGGGCCTAAGAAGTTAGGAATAGGATATGAAATCCCTCGAGGGATAATTCAGATGGGCTTTAGTTATTCGTTTTGATTTAAAGGAGTTTTTGGGGTAAAAAGGGATTTCAATTAGGGGTGTATTGGGTACTTTAGGTAGTTGAAATAGTCAAAACATTTCGCAATCAGCTTGGGAACTAAAAAGGGGATATGAAAGTGATATTGTAGTTTAATGGTGCAGAAGCTAAAAAAGTGTTGGTTAATGGTAAGAGGAAAATGGGGAGTATAACGGTGAAAATTAAGGACTGGAAGAGAAATTCCAGTTCTTTTTGTATATAGCTAGAGGGTTCAAGTTATCTAAAAAAATTGGGAGATTGAAAGATTTGTTATCGTCAGTTAAAAAAATGTTCAAAAATTTTTTTATAAATAAAGAAGGAATTATTATAACTATATAGAATATAATTGATACAACAAATAATTTAAGACTTAAATTAAGTTCTAAAATAAAAAACATATATTTATTTCACATAAAAATTCAAACTAAATAACTATGGTTGCAGTAATATTCAAAACTTAATTTAAGATTTAAATTTAATTTTTGAGAAAGGACGGATTTGAGCTATGCAAGACATTACAGTAGGAAATTCACAGGTTATTAGAGATTGGAATTTGGGTGGTATTTTTAAATTAATTCATAAATTAGGTCCTATATCTAGAAAAGAATTGGCAGAGAGTACGGGTTATAGTGCAGCTACAGTATCTAATCATGTTAAAACTTTAATAAAAGAAGGTTTTGTGATTGAGACTGAAAAAGGTAATTCTACCGGGGGTAGGAAGCCAGTTTATTTAACTGTTAACCCCAATAAAGGTTATATTTTTAGCATTGACATTGAGGTTAATAAGGTAAAAATAGTAATGTTTAATTTAAAACTCAATCTGGTAATGAAAAGTATTATTCCGATATTGGACAAAAGTAATTCTGATAAAGTTTTTGATCAAATATTTGTTGAAATTGATAAGATGATGGAAGAAAAAAAATTAAAATCGGATGATATTTTGGGAATGGGGATAGCTGTTCCGGGCTTGATTGATAAGGATAACGGAATTTTGGAATTTGCACCTAATTTAGGCTGGCGTAAAATTAATATTCTAAAAATTTTGGGTCTATAATTAATGTTGTGAAGAAAAAATTATAAAAAATAAAAAGGCATTTGCTGGCTCCGTTGAATTAATTAGTTGCGAACTAAAAACCAAAGAAAGGAGTCCAGCAAATGCAATATAATAATATCATAAAATTTCTTGATTTGCCAGACATTATTGCAACTGAAATTATTTCAACGGAGGACAGATATATTTTTATCGCTGAAGCAAAGAAAAATCACATTGTGTGTCCTCAGTGTGGTAATATCACTAATAAAATCCATGATACAAAATGGCAAAATATTAGAGACATCCCCATAAGAGGTAAACTAGTAATCATTAGACTTCTAAAGAAAAGATATCGTTGTCCTTATTGTCATAAGAGGGGTATCCCTGAAAAATATGAAAGTATTGATAAATATGCCCGTAAAACCAAACGCTTTGATAAATATCTTGCTAAAGAAACTGTCAGCAAGGATTATTCTAAAGTTGCTAGAGAAAACGGGTTAAGTTATACAGCTGTTAATAATGCAGTTAAAAAAGTAGTTGACCCTCTCATTAAACAACAAGTTTCAAAACTTAGTCAATTAAAAGCCATCAGTATCGATGAATTTGCAGTTTTAAAACGCCATAAATATGGAGTTAGCATTACAGATCCAATTAATCGGGAGTTAATTGACATTTTACCTACTCGCAAAAAGGATGATTTAATTGACTACTTTAATTGTTGGGAAGATGAACAAAGACGACAGATTCAATCGATCTCTATGGATATGTGGCGGCCGTTCAAAGCAGTAGCAGATGCAGCATTTACTCATGCAAAAATTGTTATAGATAAATTTCATCTTGTAACTTTAATGAACAGAGCCCTTGATGAAGTTAGAAAACAAGTTCAACAAACAGTAAATAATCATCAGAGAAGAAAGTTTTTTCAAAGTCGTTTATTACTCCAAAAACGAGCTGAAGAATTGACAGATGAAGAACATGAAAAGCTCATCAAATTATTTGAACTCAGTCCAGCTCTAGAAAAGGCCTGGGAATTAAAAGAGGAATTCAGAGACTTATTGCAGCTAGATGATGTGAAAGAAGCCACCAGAGCTCTAAAAAGGTGGTATAAAGAAGTAATAAAAAGCAAGCTGATGCCTTTTTACCAGGTAAAAAAGATAATACAAAGATGGGAAGAAAAAATACTAAATTATTTTAAGACTAAGATAACCAATGGCTTTGCTGAGGGTATCAATAACAAGATTAAATTGATCAAAAGGATTGGATATGGTGTTCCAAATGTTATGAATCTAAGGAGAAGAGTATTTAATGCAATGTTAAGTTATTAAATTTAAATGTTTATTTCAAAATCAATTTACCAATCAATTCAACGGAGCCAACTTATCTTTCACAACATTTGACGGAGAGCCAAAATTTTTAAAGATAGGTATGATTTTCCTTTGATTTTAGATAATGAAGCAAAAGCTGCAGCAATTGGAGAAAAAGAATTTTTTCATCACAATGCAGATAATTTAGTATTTGTTTCTATTAATGAAGGGGTAGGCTGTGGGATTATTTTTGATGGTAAATTATATAGGGGAGCCAGTGGGAATGCAGGAGAATTTGGTCATATAATCATTGATAGTAATGGGCCTCAATGTCATTGCGGGAATAATGGCTGTTGGGAAGCATTAGCTTCAGAAAATTATATTGTAAAAAGATATTTAGAATTATCCAATTTCAAGCAAGAATTAACTAAAGATGAAATCTATCAACTTGGTAAAAATGGTGATACCAATGTTCTTAACATTTTTAAAGAGATAGGTAAAAATATAGGAATTGGGTTGGCCAATATTATTAATAGTCTTAGCCCTGAATTACTGATTATAGGGGGTGGTATTACAGAAATAAAAGATTATATTTATGCTGATATTATAGAAGTACTCAAAGAAAAGGCTTTATCTGTTTCATTGGAAAAGGTTGTGGTTGAATTTAGCAAATTAGGTAATTTAGCTACAGTCTATGGAATGGCTAATCTGGTATTTGAAAAAAGTATCAATTTTCTTATTAGGGGTGATTTAAATGCTGAATAGAATCAAAAATAGTGTTGGAATCTGGGCATTTGGAGAAAATGTTACAAGGTTTGTACCTAAAGGTTATCATCGAGAAGTAGCTGGAGAAAAAATGCCGGATAAAGTAAAAAGAGTAGTAGAGGGTCTTGAGGATTGGATTGATGGTTATGAATTTCACTACCCAAACGAAATAAATGAAGAAAATGTAGATGCAATAAAAGAGGCCTTAGGAGATAAAGATATCTATGCAATTCCATTGGGATTTCATATTTTAGAAGAATTTATTCATGGATCATTTATTAATCCTAAAAAAGAGGTAAGAGAATATGCTATTAGATTAGCCAAACAGGCAGTAGATTTGGCGGCTCAAGAAAAGGCTCACTTAATTATCTGGCCTGGTGGAGAAGGTTACAATTATCCTTTCCAGGCTCATTATTCTGAATTGTGGAAAAGATTTATTAATGGTGTAGGAGAGGTAGTTGAATACGCTGGTAAAAAAGGTGTAACTGTATTATTAGAACATAAAAATAGTGAACCAGCTATGTGCATATTAATGAGAAATATTGGAATGACAATCTTTTTAATTAATAAAATTAAAGAACTCGGCGTTGATGTTAGTAATTTAAAGATAAACATGGATTGGCAACACCTTATTATGAATGGTGAACCACTGGCTGAATATGCTGCACTTTTAGGTGCTGAAGGTTTACTTGGTCACCATCATGCAAATAGCGGTTGGGGTACTTTTGATGATGATAATATGACCGGTTCCAGTAATTTTATGCAGATACTGGGCATAGCTAAAGAACTTCAACGGATGGATTATGGTAAGAATGGCGAAAGGATCGGTTTTGATCTCTTCCCATACACAGAAGATCCTATTGAAGCTGTAAAGCAGAGTGTAATACAATGGGAATTTATTTATGATCTGGCCAAGAAAATAGATGATGATAAATTATTAGAAGCTCAACGGAATAAAGATGCAGTTGCTGCCTATAAAACTGTCTATGAAGGTCTGGGCTTAGATCAGAATTATATAGATAGGATTTATGCTGAGAGACAGAAATTATAAAAAGAATAGGTGAGTTATATGAGTTACTTATTAGGACTTGATATTGGTACAAGCGGTATTAAGGCAATTTTAATTTCTGTAGAAGGTCGGATTGTTTCCACTAAAACAAAATCCTATCCTTTAACAATTCCCAATTCAGGGTGGGCAGAGCAATTTCCAGAGCATTGGTGGGAAGCTACCAAAGATGTGATTAAAGAAATTATATCTGAAAGTAGTATTGAAGCTGGCCAGATTAAGGGGTTAAGCTTATCTGGCCAGATGCATAGCTCGGTTTTTCTTGATGATGAGATGAATGTCATTAGACCTGCAATTCTTTGGAGTGATACCCGGACTTCAGAAGAATGTGAAGAGATTTATGAAAAAGTGGGTGGTCTTAGTCATCTCATCGATTATGTATCAAACCCTGCTTTAGAAGGTTTTACTGCTCCTAAGATATTATGGTTAAGGAAAAATGAACCTGAAAATTATGAGAAGATTAAATATGTTCTTTTGCCAAAAGATTATATTCGCTATAAATTAACAGGTGAGGTATTTACAGAAAATTCAGATGCTGCCGGTACCCTCTTGTTTGATGTTATTGAAAAAAAATGGTCGTCCAGTTTACTGACTCAATTAGGTATTGATGGAGATATATTACCACCTGTACTTAATTCAGTAGATATAGCCGGTAGGATTACTGAATCAGTTGCAAAAGAGACAAATCTTAAGATTGGAACGCCAGTGATAGCTGGAGGAGCAGACAATGCCTGTGGTGCAGTTGGAAGTGGAATTATCAAAGAAGGAAGGGTTATGGTAAGCATCGGTTCTTCTGGAGTGGTTTTGGCCCAGGCTAATACTCCAGTAGCTGATCGAAAAGGTAGGATTCATTTATTTAATCATGCCCTTACAGATAGCTGGTATATGATGGGGGTTATGCTCTCAGCGGGTATGTCATTTAAGTGGCTTAAGGAAAAATTATATGGTAATAAAATTGATTATGACAAGTTGACTCAACTTGCCGGGGAAGTAGAACCAGGTAGTGAAGGTTTGATCTTTTTACCGTATTTATATGGTGAAAGAACACCTCATGCTGATGCTAATGCCCGTGGAGTATATTTTGGTATATCGGGAAAACATGATCAACGCCATTTTGTTAGAAGTTTACTTGAAGGAGTAAGTTTTGGTTTAAAAGATTCGCTGGAGTTAATTAAAGAGCAGGGGGTAAAGATTAAGGAAGTACGAGCCATTGGTGGAGGAGCTAAAAGTAAAGTATGGCAACAGATTCTGGCAGATGTTCTGGGAGAAGAGATAAATTTATTAAATGTAGAAGAAGGTCCTGCTTTTGGAGCTGCTTTGATTGCAGGAGTTGGGATAGGTGAGTATGCTAGTTTTGAGGAGGCGGTAAATGAAATTATTAAGGTTCGAGAAACAATTTCCCCAATACCAAAAAATATAGAATATTATAACTCTTATTATCAATTATTTAGACAAATATACTTTAGTTTAAAAGATGATTTTAAAAAACTAAAAAAATTAACCAGGGGGTGGTTAGAAACTTAATTAAGTTATTTAAATTTACGTGGTTGTGAGGCCTTAGGCTAAAATTAAACTATCAAAAGGGGGAAGTTAAAAATGAAAAAGTATTTTTTAGTTGGTCTGGTTTTAACTTTAATGTTGGTGGCAGTAAATATGGGAGTATTGGCTAAAAAAGATCAGATAGTTATAGGTCTTTCAATGGACAATTTACGTTTGGAAAGATGGCAGCATGATAGGGATATCTTTATTAAAAGAGCAGAAGAATTGGGAGCAAAAGTTCTGGTACAGTCAGCTAATAGTGATGATATGTTACAATTATCCCAGGCTGAAAATCTGATTACTCAAGGAATTGATGTATTAGTAATAGTTCCTCACAATGGTAAAGTAATGGGTAGTATTGTTGAAGAAGCTCATAGAAATGGAGTAAAAGTACTTGCATATGACCGGCTTTTGATGGATTGCGAAGTTGATTATTACATTTCTTTTGATAATGTAAAAGTTGGAGAATTACAGGCACAATATTTAGTAAATAAAAGACCTACTGGAAATTATTTTCTGTTAGGTGGTTCTCCAACTGATAACAATGCTAAATTATTTAGAGAAGGTCAAATGAATGTGTTACGTCCTTATATTGAAAAAGGAGATATAAAGATTGTTGGTGATCAATGGGCAAAAGATTGGTTACCTCAGGAAGCTATGAAGATTATAGAGAATGCTTTAACAGCTAATAACAATAATATTGATGTTATAGTTGCATCTAATGATAGTACTGCTGGTGGAGCAATAGAGGCTTTAGCTGAACAGAATTTAGATGGTAAAGTTTTGGTATCAGGTCAAGATGCAGATCTTGCTGCTTGCCAGCGCATAGTGGAAG from the Anoxybacter fermentans genome contains:
- a CDS encoding ISL3 family transposase, producing the protein MQYNNIIKFLDLPDIIATEIISTEDRYIFIAEAKKNHIVCPQCGNITNKIHDTKWQNIRDIPIRGKLVIIRLLKKRYRCPYCHKRGIPEKYESIDKYARKTKRFDKYLAKETVSKDYSKVARENGLSYTAVNNAVKKVVDPLIKQQVSKLSQLKAISIDEFAVLKRHKYGVSITDPINRELIDILPTRKKDDLIDYFNCWEDEQRRQIQSISMDMWRPFKAVADAAFTHAKIVIDKFHLVTLMNRALDEVRKQVQQTVNNHQRRKFFQSRLLLQKRAEELTDEEHEKLIKLFELSPALEKAWELKEEFRDLLQLDDVKEATRALKRWYKEVIKSKLMPFYQVKKIIQRWEEKILNYFKTKITNGFAEGINNKIKLIKRIGYGVPNVMNLRRRVFNAMLSY
- a CDS encoding TIM barrel protein, which translates into the protein MLNRIKNSVGIWAFGENVTRFVPKGYHREVAGEKMPDKVKRVVEGLEDWIDGYEFHYPNEINEENVDAIKEALGDKDIYAIPLGFHILEEFIHGSFINPKKEVREYAIRLAKQAVDLAAQEKAHLIIWPGGEGYNYPFQAHYSELWKRFINGVGEVVEYAGKKGVTVLLEHKNSEPAMCILMRNIGMTIFLINKIKELGVDVSNLKINMDWQHLIMNGEPLAEYAALLGAEGLLGHHHANSGWGTFDDDNMTGSSNFMQILGIAKELQRMDYGKNGERIGFDLFPYTEDPIEAVKQSVIQWEFIYDLAKKIDDDKLLEAQRNKDAVAAYKTVYEGLGLDQNYIDRIYAERQKL
- a CDS encoding outer membrane lipoprotein-sorting protein; amino-acid sequence: MKKLKWILSISVVILLMLSGTVLALTAEEIMKKVEDFQYADSVKMEVEMLIVNGKRQMTKTMTLLSRDSSALVEFTNPRDRGTKFLKIEDDLWMYFPDAEEVIKISGHMLEQGMMGSDFSYQDAMESEKLTELYDYSIIREEELDGRSCYVVEGIAKEGAKVSYYRRVSWIDKERFVILKEELYAQSGKLLKLLKTKKVEKIDGRWYVTESVMENKLRRNTRTEFRILSIEFNPEIPEDTFSLHNLR
- a CDS encoding ROK family transcriptional regulator; translated protein: MQDITVGNSQVIRDWNLGGIFKLIHKLGPISRKELAESTGYSAATVSNHVKTLIKEGFVIETEKGNSTGGRKPVYLTVNPNKGYIFSIDIEVNKVKIVMFNLKLNLVMKSIIPILDKSNSDKVFDQIFVEIDKMMEEKKLKSDDILGMGIAVPGLIDKDNGILEFAPNLGWRKINILKILGL
- a CDS encoding ROK family protein produces the protein MFKDRYDFPLILDNEAKAAAIGEKEFFHHNADNLVFVSINEGVGCGIIFDGKLYRGASGNAGEFGHIIIDSNGPQCHCGNNGCWEALASENYIVKRYLELSNFKQELTKDEIYQLGKNGDTNVLNIFKEIGKNIGIGLANIINSLSPELLIIGGGITEIKDYIYADIIEVLKEKALSVSLEKVVVEFSKLGNLATVYGMANLVFEKSINFLIRGDLNAE
- the xylF gene encoding D-xylose ABC transporter substrate-binding protein — encoded protein: MLVAVNMGVLAKKDQIVIGLSMDNLRLERWQHDRDIFIKRAEELGAKVLVQSANSDDMLQLSQAENLITQGIDVLVIVPHNGKVMGSIVEEAHRNGVKVLAYDRLLMDCEVDYYISFDNVKVGELQAQYLVNKRPTGNYFLLGGSPTDNNAKLFREGQMNVLRPYIEKGDIKIVGDQWAKDWLPQEAMKIIENALTANNNNIDVIVASNDSTAGGAIEALAEQNLDGKVLVSGQDADLAACQRIVEGTQAMTVYKPIRELATVAAEIAVAMAKGEEIVTNGVVFNGLIEVPSILLTPIPVDKDNILDTVIKDGFHTLEEVYKNVPKEKWPK
- the xylB gene encoding xylulokinase — protein: MSYLLGLDIGTSGIKAILISVEGRIVSTKTKSYPLTIPNSGWAEQFPEHWWEATKDVIKEIISESSIEAGQIKGLSLSGQMHSSVFLDDEMNVIRPAILWSDTRTSEECEEIYEKVGGLSHLIDYVSNPALEGFTAPKILWLRKNEPENYEKIKYVLLPKDYIRYKLTGEVFTENSDAAGTLLFDVIEKKWSSSLLTQLGIDGDILPPVLNSVDIAGRITESVAKETNLKIGTPVIAGGADNACGAVGSGIIKEGRVMVSIGSSGVVLAQANTPVADRKGRIHLFNHALTDSWYMMGVMLSAGMSFKWLKEKLYGNKIDYDKLTQLAGEVEPGSEGLIFLPYLYGERTPHADANARGVYFGISGKHDQRHFVRSLLEGVSFGLKDSLELIKEQGVKIKEVRAIGGGAKSKVWQQILADVLGEEINLLNVEEGPAFGAALIAGVGIGEYASFEEAVNEIIKVRETISPIPKNIEYYNSYYQLFRQIYFSLKDDFKKLKKLTRGWLET